In the Epinephelus lanceolatus isolate andai-2023 chromosome 6, ASM4190304v1, whole genome shotgun sequence genome, one interval contains:
- the cbr4 gene encoding carbonyl reductase family member 4 yields MSRLAVVCGGSRGIGKAVSRLLAERGCRLAVVSRSEEAARATVASLRGDDHVAFSCDVSKEQEVQKTFETIHKTCGNISYLVNAAGINRDALLLRTKSEDMVALLHTNLLGTMLTCRAALRSMLQTQGAAIVNIGSVVGLKGNAGQCVYSASKAGLEGFTRSLAKEVASRNVRVNLLAPGFIHTDMTAGLKEEVGVRSIPLGRFGEPEEVAHAVLFLLESPYVTGQVLVVDGGLQLAM; encoded by the exons ATGTCCAGGCTGGCAGTGGTGTGTGGGGGCTCCAGGGGCATTGGGAAGGCTGTGTCCCGCCTGCTGGCAGAGAGAGGCTGCAGGTTGGCTGTTGTCTCCAGGAGCGAAGAAGCTGCCCGTGCCACTGTTGCATCTCTGCGTGGAG ATGACCATGTGGCTTTCAGCTGTGATGTCTCTAAAGAGCAGGAGGTGCAGAAAACCTTTGAGACGATCCACAAGACCTGCGGGAACATCTCTTATCTCGTGAATGCAGCTGGCATCAATAG ggATGCCCTGTTACTGAGGACCAAGTCGGAGGACATGGTTGCTCTGCTTCACACCAACCTGCTGGGCACCATGCTGACCTGCAGGGCAGCGCTGCGCAGCATGCTGCAAACCCAGGGAGCTGCCATTGTTAATATAG GCTCTGTTGTTGGCCTGAAAGGGAACGCTGGCCAGTGTGTTTACAGTGCCAGTAAAGCCGGTCTAGAGGGCTTCACACGCTCTTTGGCTAAAGAAGTCGCATCACGCAATGTCAGAGTTAACCTGCTGGCTCCCG GTTTCATCCACACCGACATGACCGCAGGGCTGAAGGAGGAGGTTGGGGTACGCTCCATCCCGCTGGGGAGATTCGGCGAGCCAGAGGAGGTAGCCCATGCTGTCCTCTTCCTTTTGGAGTCTCCCTACGTTACAGGACAGGTGCTGGTGGTGGATGGAGGACTGCAGCTGGCCATGTAA